GCGCTCAAAAACTGGCTCAAGATTCTAACTGGTACATAGTACTTGCCTGTCGCGATCGCCTAAAAGCAGATCGAGCAGTTAAAAACATCCAGGAAATAAGCGATAGTCAGCAAATAGAAGCAATGACCTTAGATCTGGCTTCTTTAACTTCAATTCGCGCTTTTAATAGCGAATTTACTAGTCGTGAGTTACCTCCACTAAGTGCCGTAGTGTGCAACGCGGGAGTACAGTTTATCCAAAGGCAAACTTACACTAAAGAAGGTTTTGATACTACCTTCGGCGTGAATCATCTAGGGCATTTTTTGCTGGTTAATCTACTTTTAAAACAGTTGGTAGCACCAGGCAGAATTATCTTTGTTAGCAGTGATACTCATGACAGTAGCAAGACTACGGGGATGCCTGCACCTTATTGGCGCGATCCGCAGTTGATGGCTCATCCAGAACAAGATTCTGCACTTAAAAGTAAAGACATTGGTACAATCGGTCGTATTGCTTATACTACTTCAAAGCTTTGTAATGTTCTCTGCGCCTATGAATTATCTCGTCTTCTCCAGCAACAACAGATCAGCACAGAATCTAACCCAATTACCGTCAATGTATTTAATCCTGGGTTAATGCCAGGTTCAGGTTTGGCAACTGACTATACCGCCGTTGCTAAGTTTGTTTGGCATAATATCCTGCCGATTCTTAGTAAGTTTATTCCTAACGTTAACACGATGGAACAGTCGGCAGAGGGGTTAGCCAGATTGATCGCAGATCCTGAATTAGCCAACGTAACAGGCAAATATTTTAGCGGATTTAAAATGATGAATTCATCCATTGAATCTGGCGATCGAGCAAAAGCAAAACAGCTATGGAATGCCAGCGTCGAATTAACGCAACTAAAGCCTCA
Above is a window of Coleofasciculaceae cyanobacterium DNA encoding:
- a CDS encoding SDR family NAD(P)-dependent oxidoreductase, with the protein product MKTVIITGGNSGLGYYCAQKLAQDSNWYIVLACRDRLKADRAVKNIQEISDSQQIEAMTLDLASLTSIRAFNSEFTSRELPPLSAVVCNAGVQFIQRQTYTKEGFDTTFGVNHLGHFLLVNLLLKQLVAPGRIIFVSSDTHDSSKTTGMPAPYWRDPQLMAHPEQDSALKSKDIGTIGRIAYTTSKLCNVLCAYELSRLLQQQQISTESNPITVNVFNPGLMPGSGLATDYTAVAKFVWHNILPILSKFIPNVNTMEQSAEGLARLIADPELANVTGKYFSGFKMMNSSIESGDRAKAKQLWNASVELTQLKPQETILQLSASNL